AAATATCCTTTTGCAAGTTTTTGCCGAACCCCTGTTTGCCAAAGACTCAGTCTTCCTGGAGTTGATTGAGCGCAGGGGGGCGCAAGGATTTGGGGAGGGAAATATTCGCGCTCTCTGGCGCTCCATGCAGGATCTGATGGAAGACTTGAGATGTAAAGATTCGGAGGAGGCAATGATTCAGTGACACTTAGCTTGTAACCAGTGCTTTAGCCTGTGTGGGGTTTATAGGGGAAATACAGCCAGTTTCTaaggatatatatttatataaatatacatatatttgccttAATTTTCTATAATTGTTCAGATCAAACTGCAGCTTTTTTTCCAGctacatcaattatttttttgcattttcttagTCTATTGTGTTGCTGTCACACTGCTGGTGTGTACAGACCTATACTTTTATCATGGCTCAAAacgtaattgaaataaaaaaaaaaccgcaATCTGCCTCCCCTTTCATTTTTAGGGGTCTGGCCTCATGGCAaactatatttaatattatacattGTTGTCGGCACCAATTTGATTACAATCCTTAAAAGTACAAATCATAATGTTATGCATATAGTCAATTCcgtaatgtgttatttttttcataataaaacCTGACTTCACCTCTACTAGGATGTTCCCTCAATTTCTGATAGTCACACTCTCCTCCATATCCCCTCAAAATATTTCTATCACTATTTACAGATATTCCACTACCATAGCTCGCCTCTCCTCCCGCTCTCTCACCACCTCCGAGAACCTTTGTCTACAGTTTACCTCTACAAAAGGTCTAATTTCTACAATATATCACACACTTGTCCCGTCCACTTCGGGCCTTAGGGAATCCCACAAACCTGCTTGGGAGGAGACCTTGGTGAGACTTTACTACACGAAGAATGGTCTAAAATTTATGAACACGCAGCCCCCGGTTCGATTTGTGTCAACATAAAAGAAAAGGTTTACAAGCTGATGTACCAGTGGTTACTATGTGCCCTCACGTCTCCATAAGGTCCTGCCGGACTCTTCTGATTGGTGCTGGCCGggttcctccatatctggtggggGGGGCCCAAAGCTTACTCGCCATTGGACTGAGGTTAAGCAATTGATCCAGTCGATCCTTCAGATTGATATCCATCTGGAGCCCAAATGTTTTCTTCAAACCTTGGGAGCACCCTCGGCCACCCGTCATCAGAACAAGTTATCTCAGCAGCTACCTGCAAATCACAGGCCCCCCCACCCCTCCAGGCCTTTATTAAGAGAGTATGGCAGACCCAACGCATGGAATATAAAACCAGCGTTATTTACAATTCTTCGAGAGTCTTCACCAAGGTGTGGGACCCATGGCTCTTCTTTCCATGCCTGCTCCCCTTATATTGAGACCTCACCTGATTCTGCACTCTCCCTATTCCTTCCTCATACTCCCATTTACCGATTGCTACCACGAACATTAGCCactcttcttctcctccttccccccccatCTATCCTTTTTTCTTCTCTATCTTTCTGTtctttaatataaaatccttggTCGACCTTTTTCTTAAATATTGCTGTCACTGCATCGAGTGATCTTGTGACTACGCTGGTTGTAGTTACTGTATGATTACTATGCCTAGATCTTCACGCTCTCAATGTTGGTTGTACTTTGTTGTTTGACCAtttcaaaataaaacttaaaaaaaataatctgaaaaCCTATTGGCTTATACCACACTTGTGTATCCTGTGAACATAATTAGGGGTAACAGATAggacatttaggggtaaatgtatcaagctgcaattttccggcaggtttgaaactatagcaaccaatcagattctagtaatcattgatttagtacattctacaaaatgacagctagaatctgattggctgctacaggcaacatctccacttttcaaacccgctggaaactcgcagcttgatacatttaccccttggagtctgTTGTCCCCGGAACACAATATTACGTCACATGGTTCGTTATGACACGTTCCTGAAACTATTACTTGCCAATAAAACTTTCTTTTTGTGAACGAGGAAGAAAAACAAGGTAAACATTCTGTAATACTGGAAAACTAAGATCTATGAATTATAAGTACAGACATATAAATGACAATAATCTCGTACATGAGATTCCTGCTGCACAGACCACCACTCgaatatagttttgtttttacattttctggTCTCATTAGTTGTTATTTTGCTATTCTGGATACTATTCATCTACTGTTATCTCTTTAAATAAACCAACTTGTATTTTAGTGCAATTTATCTATAAGCTTAATGCTCCTCTCCAGAGATTGTCAGAGGTACCAGTCAGGTCCTACGATAAGGAATTGTAACTTTCATACACAATGTTCAGATATGAACAAATCATTAGGAAATACATAGTTACAAAAGCAACATTTTATTGGATACAAAAATAAGTAACAAACCCTCCCATATAATCTTTACAATAGGTAATAAAAACATCTACTCTCTTTCAAATTGTGTGATGTCATGGAGATAAGCAGAGCCTAATCaagtacatacagacagatcaTGTGTGATGTCATGGAGGTAGGCGGGGTCTGATCATCaagtacatacagacagatcaTGTGTGATGTCATGGAGGTAGGCGGGGTCTGATCATCaagtacatacagacagatcaTGTGTGATGTCATGGAGGTAGGCGGGGTCTGATCATCAAGTACATACAGACTTACAGACAGATCAGCAGTGTATAATTCTGTATTCTGCTTCCTTAATACAGGTGATTATTCATATAGTCGTCTATACAATGTGCAGATATTACTGTGTTTTATAATCACTATTTACATAACATTCCTCTAAGGCTGCATCTTTCTCGTGTTGCGTTTATAACTTGTTCTTGTAACGATTACAGGTCATAGAGAGGATTTAGTCAGTGACTGAAATCTCAATATTGTTAAACATAAGTATTTACAATGTAAAATCCAGATGTATTCATTTAAAATGAGACATAACAGAttagacaaaatatatataaaacataagtgACACATAACATGTGTTCAGTCTCTTTGTGTATTTTCAGTACATAATAACACAGATTTATGGACAGGGACCAATGTTGTCTTCACATCATTATTCTgtataaaaatctataaaaattcAGGCACCTTAAGGTCTCTTGTCTACACTTAGGGAAGGGAAGATATAACGTTGATGTAACCACTTGTGAAGCGAATTAATTCAGATGCAGGAGAGGAGTTTGGTCAGATCTGACTAATACCAGCCATGACCGTCCCCGTTACGCTGCCGCTAGACAATAAAATATCACAACGAAGGATTCTGTCCCGGCAGATTCGCCAGAGCTGCGTCCGTTGTCCTCGGTTATTGGTCATTTCTTGGTGGTGGGTTTGAAGAAACTCTGTATCGACCTCTGTTTCTCCTCCATCTTCACTTTCCTGGCGGATGGTTGGAGGCCAGTTATgtcccttttccttttcttcgTCTGAGAAACAAAGAGAAGAAACCTGACACAAGAGTCCCTGCGTAAAACAAGACGACACAGAATATAGAGGTGTGGGACAATCGCTCACCGTATCTGTGCAGTCGCTCAGCAAGTTCTTACTTTCACACAACTTCATAATCTGAAAGAGCAGAAAGAACAGAACAAGGAGTTAAACTCCCAGGGCAGATAATGACTAAACGTCCTCACAGGCAGAAGGACCAGGgggatattatatataaataaatcagatCTAACAGATCTCTAAAAGATCCCAACATTCTCCATGATTTTGATAGGCCAGAAGCTTTTCACCGACATCGCTCCTGGGCCACTTTCTGTCCCTTTGGCTACACTGAGGTGTAGAGAAGACAACGAGCACAAGGAGCTACAAGTGAGGGCGGTAAGTTCACCTTTTTCATGGCGGTGGAGACAGCAGAATCTAGAAACAGTTCCCTGGTGACCCAGCGGTACATCGGATGCTCAGTGTCCTCCCCCTTTATACAGGCGCTTTCTGGGTGGTTCAGAGACAGGAAGTAGACCAGATACGTCTGGTTAATGTGGGAAAAGATATGGACGACCTATGGAGAGAAGATCATACGTCAGTGGGAAACCATCTTATTAGCATTTATTACATCACTGTCCATATTTAACCACAATCTGAATTTCTGTAATATATAAAACGTGTTCACTGCATTTCTTAAGAAACTGCTAACGAGATCCAGCTGTTTTCTCAGATTGGATTTTACATCGAAATACCTGATATTAAAATAGTAGAAACACTCAGAGATTTACTTCTGAATATGTTTTGAACCATTAATCTGGATACACATctatgtaatcttacttcagatgcaatttctgtaacgatttcaccaacgactgacagtcccgatgatcatgtagattcctgtgtacacacctacacgattcaccttcagatctgtgatctttatctctcataaccatctgctgagaagatcctgactctgtaccctgtacagatatctgcctatgctgctggtGGTGCCACATTTacacgacatcgttccattgttgaacgtgatttttaggaagtttagaaaaccaaataaacagatgcgatgtgttttggtacgttaaacatgatcatgggaacGTACACACTTttgtaatatctgaccaaacggtcgtgaaTTTTGTGATCTGCAGGATAACTGCTTAagatatgtacccagctttagactttCTGCCTGTATACATTGCTCTACTGTCTTGGAGATCAAGCTAGTTATCTTCAAGGATAACCGACTTCTGATTACTTGGTTGACTAACACTCTTGCAGTCCTGGACTCCTTGTAATCCCCGTTACTAACCTCCCTGCCTCTGGGAGGGATTCCCACTCAAGACATGGGGGAGGATCTTACTTTCTGCTTTAACTTATgacattaatattataattatactgAATAGACTTTGTACCCCTGGGCTGCTGTTCTTTATCCTGCTCCTATATCCTCAATATTCTACTTACTATGAACATCCGCTGTGTTTGCTGCACGTGACTGATCTGCTGCAACCAGTGTTTTTATAACATGGCCCCGTCTTATGTTTCCCGTGTCTCTTTAAGGGTGTCTTACCTCCCCTGCAAACCTCAGCTCTTCCACCGGGACCTGCCGACCGGTCACGTCCTGGAGACGGCTGCGTACAATACACCCCCGTTCCTCCACTGTGTGGTCCTTCTCCAAGAGCATGCTGGGAAACTCCCACATCCCAGCCAGGAGCCCTGCATGACAGAACCGTATGAGGATAAAAGGACAGTTACGTCTCTGTGTTCACTGATACATTGTATAAGTGTCCTGCTGGTGATATACCTGTCTGGGGTCTCTGTACTAGTAAATACTCCATCTCCCCCACGGATCCACGTCTCTCCCACACACAGGTCACGGTTTGCTCTACTCGTGATGGTTTCTTTGCAGATTTGCGGGGGAAGTTGGCCACACCCAGGCTGGGGTCCCACGGGGCACTTGATGGGATACACAGTGTACATGACATGGCCGCTGTTGAGAAACACCGCGTTATAATCTATCTTCCATGCACCAAATGTCTTCAATTTCTGTTTATTTAAGGAAACATAATCTAGTCCCAAAGGCTTACACTCAAACATACTCTCCATGGGGAACGATGGTACTCCTGCAGCTCAATCTCTACCGTAAGAGCACATTATAAAGGGTGCAGGATCTTATATAGTAAAGCCGGTACTTCCACACAGACAAGTAAATGTCTATTATACTATGAACAGAAATCGGAAGACCGCACTATAGGTGGGACCATAACATCTACTTCTTTAAGACAGttcacataataaaatatttcctcTATCAAACAGTCGGTCTTTGTTTAACAATATTAATCGGTATCTATTGTATATTTCCAAAATTTATAGCTGTGACCTTGTACAAACTACACATCTGCAAGGACCAGACAAAATCACATACAACTGTCCAAACACCAGAACAAGTTATCACCTGGTTGTGATATATTAAAGAGGAACCTCTCCTTTCATCAGTCTATTGTCCTGGTGGATTTATATGTCTGTTGCCCTTGTACACAACAGCAGATTTGCTGCGTAGATACAATTAAACACCATACACAGACCTGAGCTCTGTAGATGTATCCAAAGAGAACACAATAGAAACCTGTGCAGACGGAGCTCCCCTTTAAAATAAATCTTGATGTAAATTCTACTCCTCTTTAGTCTGTATTTATAACTAGAACTGCTGTATATGGAGCCAGTTAGAGACCAGAAACAGTCAAAGACCGGAGCAGATTTTATAACTGAGTTtttagtatatagtataatatatatatataacacatctaaatatattttatcaaacaaaatagaaaaaaggtGTACAATGAAATGTTTTTGGTAATAGATATGGACTCTAATAAACATTAGACAGAGAGATGAGGGGTTTGGAGGAGAACAATGGAAATAGCAGAAACATTTGGAGGACAATGAAAACATAACACTGAATATCACCAAAACTATGTCCCTCTATTGAAACAAATCACAATGTTCATTTATaacaaactgaaaaaaaacattaaactaaactaattaacacaatataaatgaaagaaAGTACTTTATTGTTGGATACATAGTAACCTCTGTCTCTTCCCCGCCACACTCACCACACTCCTCGATGTCAGAGATAATCCCTGGACGACTGTCAGCTCTTCTGTAAACATATTTACTGAGTGCGGACGTGGACTCCAGCTCCACCTACAAAAGGGAGAACTTCTAGGATTCATCAAACAGTTTAAATTCAAGCTcacattattagtattattattattggggcTATTCGCTCTTGGACAAACAAGTCACCTTCTTGTAAGCTCGGCACAGGCTCTGCAGCGGGCACTCGGGGCACATGGGTTTTTTTGGGGTACAAACCGTTGCCCCCAGTTCCATCATGGCCTGGTTGAAATCTCCTGGTCGAGCTGGGTCAACAAGGGCATTTGCCAGATTCCTGTGTGGAATGAAAAATCCGGTGAGAACCCAGAGAGTGTTTATGGCATCTGCCCTCAACAGACACAAGTCACCAACCAGTTCCACGTTCATCATACTCGGCCATAATATGTTCTCCGCATCATAACTCACCAGAGAGCGTCAGTGACTGCCGGGGAGCTGAAATCGGCTCCAATGCATCGCAACCGACACAAAACCCTAATCATATTCCCATCCACGACACCCGTTACCTGGTGGCGAGAGAAGGGAAAGACAAAGCTTAAAACGCCAGCAATTTCCTTCAGGGGGGCGGGGGAAGGCCGGCCTACCCTACGCCATGTTTCGTCTTAGATTTACCTGCCCATAGGAGATAGAGGCCACCGCTCCAGCTGTGTATCGCCCCACTCCTGGCAAGAGTCTCTGTAAGTCGTCCGCGGTGCGAGGTATCCGACCTCCCATCTCTAGCACCACCTGGCGACAGAGGATATGGTATTATACCACACAGATATAAGTAATTGCTATAAAATCATGAAAACAATATTACTGACTTAGAATGGACACAGAATaggctaaaatatatatattgaaattttGTATAATAAATCACATATTATCTATCACAATTCAGCTGGTGTTCACTTGTAGC
This window of the Mixophyes fleayi isolate aMixFle1 chromosome 8, aMixFle1.hap1, whole genome shotgun sequence genome carries:
- the MUTYH gene encoding adenine DNA glycosylase, translating into MGRSAVKHGTRRLKNKDPVSPNNQHEQLDPPPQLSPYHSFALLETEHLRKSLLAWYDRCKRDLPWRRLANTESDLDRRAYSVWVSEVMLQQTQVASVIDYYNKWMKKWPTVHDLAAASLEEVNEKWSGLGYYSRGRRLHEGAQKCHRRSSVVLEMGGRIPRTADDLQRLLPGVGRYTAGAVASISYGQVTGVVDGNMIRVLCRLRCIGADFSSPAVTDALWNLANALVDPARPGDFNQAMMELGATVCTPKKPMCPECPLQSLCRAYKKVELESTSALSKYVYRRADSRPGIISDIEECAAMSCTLCIPSSAPWDPSLGVANFPRKSAKKPSRVEQTVTCVWERRGSVGEMEYLLVQRPQTGLLAGMWEFPSMLLEKDHTVEERGCIVRSRLQDVTGRQVPVEELRFAGEVVHIFSHINQTYLVYFLSLNHPESACIKGEDTEHPMYRWVTRELFLDSAVSTAMKKIMKLCESKNLLSDCTDTTKKRKRDITGLQPSARKVKMEEKQRSIQSFFKPTTKK